In one Ochotona princeps isolate mOchPri1 chromosome 16, mOchPri1.hap1, whole genome shotgun sequence genomic region, the following are encoded:
- the RGS9BP gene encoding regulator of G-protein signaling 9-binding protein, which produces MAREECKALLDALNRTTACYHHLVLTIGGSADSQNLREELQKTRQKAQELAVATGARLTGALRDRSLAAEDRTEFERLWVAFSGCLDLLEADMQRALALGAAFPLHAPRRPLVRTGVAGDASGVAARALSARSLRHEAERDFDVADLQELEREVLQVGEMIQDMEMKVNVPRWTVQAQQTAGAELLSSTSAGPASARGLSVEEQRSGPCDPSKALAATLFSAVLLAAVALAVCVAKLS; this is translated from the coding sequence ATGGCACGGGAAGAGTGCAAAGCGCTGCTGGATGCGCTCAACAGGACGACCGCGTGCTACCATCACCTGGTGCTGACCATCGGCGGCTCGGCTGACTCGCAGAACCTGCGCGAGGAGCTGCAGAAGACGCGGCAGAAGGCTCAGGAGCTGGCGGTTGCCACCGGAGCGCGGTTGACAGGCGCGTTGCGCGACCGGagcctggctgcagaggaccgCACCGAGTTCGAGCGCCTCTGGGTGGCCTTCTCCGGCTGCCTGGACCTGCTGGAAGCCGACATGCAGCGTGCGCTGGCGCTGGGAGCCGCTTTTCCGTTGCACGCGCCGCGGCGGCCGCTGGTGCGCACTGGGGTGGCGGGTGACGCGTCCGGGGTGGCTGCACGCGCCCTGAGCGCCCGCAGCCTTCGGCACGAGGCGGAGCGCGACTTCGACGTCGCCGACCTACAGGAGCTGGAGCGTGAGGTCCTTCAGGTGGGCGAGATGATCCAAGACATGGAGATGAAAGTCAACGTGCCTCGCTGGACAGTGCAGGCCCAGCAGACGGCAGGCGCTGAGCTCCTGTCCAGCACTAGCGCGGGCCCCGCTTCGGCAAGAGGCCTGTCGGTGGAAGAACAGCGATCGGGACCCTGTGATCCTAGCAAGGCCTTGGCTGCCACCCTCTTTAGTGCCGTGCTGCTGGCCGCTGTGGCCCTGGCCGTATGTGTGGCGAAGCTGAGCTGA